In the genome of Oncorhynchus clarkii lewisi isolate Uvic-CL-2024 chromosome 22, UVic_Ocla_1.0, whole genome shotgun sequence, one region contains:
- the LOC139380465 gene encoding rab-like protein 3 isoform X1 has translation MASLDRVKVLVLGDSGVGKSSLVHLLCQNQVLGNPSWTVGCSVDVRVHDYKEGTPEEKTYYIELWDVGGSVGCTSSLKSTRAVFYNSVNGIVLVHDLTNKKSSQNLYRWSLEALNKDSSPTGVIVSNGDYDREQFADSSVPLLLIGTKFDQIPENKRNDVLTRTAFLSEDFNAEEINLDCTNQRYFAAGTSNAVKLSRFFDKVVEKRYFTRDPSQMTGFTERKRFNFKSVHYD, from the exons ATGGCGTCTCTTGACAGAGTGAAGGTGCTAGTTTTGGGTGATTCAG GTGTTGGGAAGTCTTCACTCGTTCATCTGCTGTGTCAGAACCAAGTGTTGGGAAATCCATCATGGACTGTAGGCTGCTCCGTGGATGTACGG GTCCACGACTACAAGGAGGGCACTCCAGAGGAGAAGACCTATTACATTGAATTATGGGATGTTGGCGGCTCTGTGGGCTGTACCAGCAGTCTGAAAAGCACCAGAGCCGTTTTCTACAACTCTGTCAATG GTATTGTGTTAGTTCACGACCTAACGAACAAAAAATCCTCCCAGAATCTGTATCGCTGGTCCCTAGAAGCCTTGAACAAAGACTCCTCCCCAACGGGGGTAATCGTCTCAAATGG TGACTATGACAGAGAACAGTTTGCTGACAGCTCTGTGCCTTTGCTCCTGATCGGCACCAAGTTTGACCAGATCCCAGAGAACAAGAGGAATGATGTTCTCACCAGGACAGCTTTCCTGTCTGAAGACTTCAACGCGGAGGAGATCAACCTG GATTGCACCAACCAAAGATACTTTGCTGCAGGCACGTCCAACGCTGTGAAGTTGAGCAGATTCTTTGACAAG GTTGTAGAGAAGAGATACTTCACCAGAGACCCTAGTCAA ATGACAGGTTTCACAGAGAGGAAACGCTTCAACTTCAAAAGCGTTCACTACGACTGA
- the LOC139380465 gene encoding rab-like protein 3 isoform X2, with the protein MASLDRVKVLVLGDSGVGKSSLVHLLCQNQVLGNPSWTVGCSVDVHDYKEGTPEEKTYYIELWDVGGSVGCTSSLKSTRAVFYNSVNGIVLVHDLTNKKSSQNLYRWSLEALNKDSSPTGVIVSNGDYDREQFADSSVPLLLIGTKFDQIPENKRNDVLTRTAFLSEDFNAEEINLDCTNQRYFAAGTSNAVKLSRFFDKVVEKRYFTRDPSQMTGFTERKRFNFKSVHYD; encoded by the exons ATGGCGTCTCTTGACAGAGTGAAGGTGCTAGTTTTGGGTGATTCAG GTGTTGGGAAGTCTTCACTCGTTCATCTGCTGTGTCAGAACCAAGTGTTGGGAAATCCATCATGGACTGTAGGCTGCTCCGTGGAT GTCCACGACTACAAGGAGGGCACTCCAGAGGAGAAGACCTATTACATTGAATTATGGGATGTTGGCGGCTCTGTGGGCTGTACCAGCAGTCTGAAAAGCACCAGAGCCGTTTTCTACAACTCTGTCAATG GTATTGTGTTAGTTCACGACCTAACGAACAAAAAATCCTCCCAGAATCTGTATCGCTGGTCCCTAGAAGCCTTGAACAAAGACTCCTCCCCAACGGGGGTAATCGTCTCAAATGG TGACTATGACAGAGAACAGTTTGCTGACAGCTCTGTGCCTTTGCTCCTGATCGGCACCAAGTTTGACCAGATCCCAGAGAACAAGAGGAATGATGTTCTCACCAGGACAGCTTTCCTGTCTGAAGACTTCAACGCGGAGGAGATCAACCTG GATTGCACCAACCAAAGATACTTTGCTGCAGGCACGTCCAACGCTGTGAAGTTGAGCAGATTCTTTGACAAG GTTGTAGAGAAGAGATACTTCACCAGAGACCCTAGTCAA ATGACAGGTTTCACAGAGAGGAAACGCTTCAACTTCAAAAGCGTTCACTACGACTGA